The genomic segment TAATTAGTGTTTACTTTTTATCAAATCTGTTTTCTCCTTCTTCACTAGGTTTAATAGCAAGGATTATGAACCAAATCGAGCCAATAATAGGTATCAAGTTGATAAATATCCATCCGCCACCTTTACCAATATCGTGCATACGACGGACACCAACAGCTAATGAAGGTACTAGTAGCGCTAGCTGGACTATTATTTGAAGGATTAGGAATATCCAATAAAGAGCTTTTGCTCCTCCAGATATGTTTGTTAATATGCTAAATATGATATTAATAATAATCATTACTAATACGAAAGACCAAAACTCTCTTGTATTGGCTCTACCTTTGAAGTTTGCATAGTTTTTTGTTACAACGTTTTTAAAAGTTTCAATAATTTGTTTCATGATGTTTTGTTTTTAAAAGGTTTATAATTAAATTAAAGTTTATTATCAATAGTTACTTATAATCCACCTCTACATTACTCAAACCTATGCCACGGAGTTGAGTTTTGCCGTAGCTACTGCCGTTATAGAGTTGTTTGAAACCGATATCCACCATGCGGTGTGTGCCGTCAGTCATTTTGAAAATGATATAAGCGGTTTGGAAACGGTCTACGATAACTCCAAAGGCATTACGGGTATAAGTCCAATCGGGGTTTTTGATAATGGCTTTTACCGGAACGCGTCCGTCGTCGTAGATGGTTTTGGCAATAGCTATCATTTCAGCTTCAAGTTTTGGGTCACTGATAGCTGCATTAGGTATTTGAGCAGCTCCGCTGCCTATATCTTCTTTAATGCCGGCATATATATCCATCCATTCCTTTTTTATAAATGCTTCCCACTTAGGATAGTTATTGGTTTTCAAGTTTTCATATGAAGCCAAAGCATCTTTGTAATCCTGATCTTCCACTTTTTTCGGGTGTGTGCGCATATCTTCAGCCGCTATAGCCAATTTATAACTCTCATATACACCGTGAGTCCAGTTTTTATCTTTGCTGGCTTTTACGGTACCTACCATCGTATTGATAAATGTGTTTTTTACATTTTCAAAAGGCACGAATTTCTTGTAAAGTTCCATCAGGCGGGCTTCTTCGGCTTGCCAATGAACAAGTTTTTTTTGTTTTTCATCTTTAGGTGCTCCTACGAGTAAGCCATTTTTCAATCCATAACCAAACCTTGCATATCCGGATTTACTAAAATAAATCATTCCATCATCGTCTTCTTCTTTCGAAAATGCCATAAGCATATTGGTATTTTCGTAATCGAGGCTGATTTTGCCTTCTTCCATTGCCCGTATCAGCATGCGTGCCTCCATAAATAAGGGATAGGTTTTTGCCGGAAATGCTTGGAACGCGGCTAAATTCGCGTTAATAATCACATCTGCCGGAAGTATAGGATCGTCAGTCTCAAACACATATGCAACACAAGGAGCTTCACCATCCGCAGCCATTAACCACGTAAGTACTTGACGAAGAGGGTGATGTTCAAGATAAGTTTCTCTCCCGCTTTTGGTATAATAAAGACCCGGAATAGCATAATGTGTGATATAAATATCGTAATCCAATTTTTCATACGATTTATTCAGTGCACTCATCGACACGCCCAGCATGGGGTCTATGTCTGTTGCATTAGCATTTTCAACTCCAAGTTGAACGTTCTCGGATGCCTCGGTAACATTCTTTTCAACTGTACCGGAAGCTTGTTCGGCTTTTTGATCCGTTGTTTTTTTTACTTCTTTAGTTGCGGCTTCTCTGGCTTTGTTTTTTGCTTTGTTAAGCACTCCGCCAAGTTGTGCGTTTGCTGTGCTTTGTATGGCAAACGCAAGAATTAAAAAGACGATAATTTTTTTCATGTAATTATGTATTTAAATGTTAATTAATATATGAATTCTTAATAAGATTGCAACTTTTGAATCAGTTGCAACCGTAGTTTAATTTTATAGCGGTGGTGGAACTGCTCCGAAATACTGTGCAAGCGAAGGTACGCTATTAGCAGCAGCCCAAGCAGGCATTCCTTGTGTCCACACCAATGTCTCGGCAGTAATTTGTCCCTGCTGAATCATTTGACTTAATTGTTGCATGTTAAAAGGACCTTGCTGCACACCGTTAATAGCAACGTGATACATAACTTGCGTTGGTATTGGTGGCGGCGGTGGTGTAGCTCCAACTTGTTGTTGCTGTTGTTGTCCGCCCTGCGGATTTACCATTTGTTGTGCCATTTGTCCTGCCATGGCAAGTCCTATACCTGCTCCCATAGCGTCACCTGCAAGATGTCCACCTCCGGCAGGATTATTAGCAGCATCTTTAAGCGAATCGGCAAACTGCATTTGAGTGTAGGTTGTCATATTGCCAATAACACCCATACTAGTACGTTTGTCAAGCGCTTCTTCAACTGCCTCAGGCAACGAAATATTTTCTACCAAAAAACGAGTTAGTTCTATACCGTATTCGGCGAAATCGTCTTTAAGAGCTATAGTTAAATCGTTTGAAAACTCGTTTAGATTAGCTGCTAAATCTAATGCAGCAATTTTAGATTCTGCCAAATAGTCGGTAAATTTGGTAATAACAAAGTTGCGAAGTTGTTCGCTTATACCTTCGGTTGTGAATTCGCCGCTAGTTCCAGCTACGTTGCGAATAAAAGGTATTGGGTCGGGTTGAACCTTAAAGTTGTACGAACCAAATGCACGCATACGAATTGGTCCGAACTCAGGGTCGCGCATCATTATCGGATTAGCTGTTCCCCAACGTTGGTTCAAAAACTGTTTAGTGTTTACGAAATAAACGTCTACCTTGAAAGGAGAATTAAAACCGTATTTCCATCCTCTTAAAGTAGTAAGAATGGGCATGTTTGCGGTAGTAAGTTCATAACGTCCCGGTTGATACACATCGGCA from the Lentimicrobiaceae bacterium genome contains:
- a CDS encoding DUF805 domain-containing protein; translated protein: MKQIIETFKNVVTKNYANFKGRANTREFWSFVLVMIIINIIFSILTNISGGAKALYWIFLILQIIVQLALLVPSLAVGVRRMHDIGKGGGWIFINLIPIIGSIWFIILAIKPSEEGENRFDKK
- a CDS encoding SPFH domain-containing protein, translated to MALFDKIKQKAFAEFIDIIEWTDETSDTIIWRFPRYNAEIKNGAQLTVRETQVAVLVNEGQFADVYQPGRYELTTANMPILTTLRGWKYGFNSPFKVDVYFVNTKQFLNQRWGTANPIMMRDPEFGPIRMRAFGSYNFKVQPDPIPFIRNVAGTSGEFTTEGISEQLRNFVITKFTDYLAESKIAALDLAANLNEFSNDLTIALKDDFAEYGIELTRFLVENISLPEAVEEALDKRTSMGVIGNMTTYTQMQFADSLKDAANNPAGGGHLAGDAMGAGIGLAMAGQMAQQMVNPQGGQQQQQQVGATPPPPPIPTQVMYHVAINGVQQGPFNMQQLSQMIQQGQITAETLVWTQGMPAWAAANSVPSLAQYFGAVPPPL